GGTTGGAGGAAATGAATTCGCACAAGGTCATCGTCAACATCGCCGACACCGATCGCCTGTTGTTTCGAAATTCTCACAAAGTGCCGCGGGTTATAAACGCGCACGACGAAATGACGGCCTTGCATCACGATGATTTGCTGGTGAGCGTGATGCACAGCTACGCACACCCCAAAGATGGCGTGTTTGTTTATAAAGTGCAAAATAACGGACAGTCAGTGGTTTACGCCACAGACACTGAAGGGTATCGCGGCGGCGATTCTCGGCTGGTCAAATTTGCGCAAAACGCCGATGTGCTGATTCACGATTCGCAATACACCACTGCCGAATACACCGACGTTCAGGATCCCAAGCAAGGTTTCGGCCACAGCACGGTCGACATGGCCTGCGAAGTCGCTGAAAAGGCCAATGTCAAACAGCTCGTGCTTTTTCATCACGACCCGCGCCATGATGATGATATGATGAGGCGCGTTGAAGAACACGCGCGCCGGCTTTTTAAAAACGTCATTGCCGCTTACGAAGGCCTGGAAATTTACCTTGGTGAATGAAAATTGTCGAGGCTTGGAGTGAACATCGCCAAACTTTGTCTCGGCCTGTTCTTGCTGGGCGCGGTTGCACTTCGCGCCGGTGATTTGGAAAAACGTTCCCGATTTGCGCTGACATTCGGAAGATGGCAGCAGGGAAGGGAGAGCCGTCAATTCAATCAAGTTGGTCCTTATTTGATTCAAACGACAGCCCCCAAAGGCAGCACGCTTGGCGCGTTGAGTTATGCTTATTGGATCAAAGAAAATCTATCCTTCAATTTCACGCTGGCTCTGATTTCTTTTAAGGCGCGTTCGCAGGTTGAATTTGCCGGCGCTTCCTCGCCGCGCTTCGTCGGCCTCAGCCGGCACGCGGTTCGGGTGTTTCCGATGTTGTTCGGAATAAGATACTATTTGCCGCTGCCCGGCGCCGGCAAAATCTTCCGGCCCCATCTCGCTGTCTCCGCCGGCCCTTATTTCGCGGTTGAGGGCACTCATGAAGTCGAAGGCCAAGTCGTGCAAAATTCACGGACGATGACGGCGCTGGGTAGCCATGTCGGCGGCGGCATGGATATTCAATTGAACCGCCGCGTGATGGTTGGCGCCCATGCCGGTTATAATTTTTTGTCAGGATATTCCAGATCGTTGAGCGGGCGCGATAATTACAGCGGGCCGGAAATCAGCGCTGGCGTGAGTTTGTTGTTTGGCAAAGGCACGCGATAATCTGTCGCCAACTTGGCGATGAGCGAAACAACCGACAGCACGATGTGCTCACCTCCGTTCGTTTTTATGAAAGATACCGTTTCTGTTTTTGCCGCCGCGCCGACCGCC
This candidate division KSB1 bacterium DNA region includes the following protein-coding sequences:
- a CDS encoding MBL fold metallo-hydrolase, with the translated sequence MTPSSASEKSHSPSQLVIKFWGVRGSYPVPGPKTVKYGGNTSCVEVRNDNHRIIFDAGTGIIGLGDQIMTEYRTHNGDASSPLVFSILLSHTHYDHIHALPFFQPAYLSEASMHVFGPKLLGYDLRESISETMTARYCPVRLEEMNSHKVIVNIADTDRLLFRNSHKVPRVINAHDEMTALHHDDLLVSVMHSYAHPKDGVFVYKVQNNGQSVVYATDTEGYRGGDSRLVKFAQNADVLIHDSQYTTAEYTDVQDPKQGFGHSTVDMACEVAEKANVKQLVLFHHDPRHDDDMMRRVEEHARRLFKNVIAAYEGLEIYLGE